CGTCTATATCATTTGGTATGCCGCAGCAGACAGCATTTTCTATTTTCTACCGATCGCGATCGCCCTTACGTCGGCAAAAAAATTTGGCGCCAATACCTTTGTTGCACTTTCCGTTGCCGGGGCGCTGATCTATCCAACGCTGATTACCTTGTTCAATAATCAAACCCCGCTGGATTTCTTCGATATTCCGGTGATTCTGATGCGTTATACCTCCTCGGTGCTGCCGGTCATTCTTTCCGTATGGCTGCTCTCTTTGCTGGAGCGTTTCCTGAACCGGCATTTGCATGACAGTATCCGTAACTTCACCACGCCGCTGATCTGCCTGATGCTGGTTGTTCCTCTGACGTTGATCGTTATCGGTCCTCTTGGCACCTACCTGAGCTTGGGATTGGCTAATGGCTACGCCTTTATTTATCACCTCAGCCCCGTTCTGGCAGGCATTGTCGCGGGGATAGGCTGGCAGATGCTGGTTATTTTCGGCTTGCACTGGGCTTTCATTCCCATCATGTATAACAATATCGCCATACATGGTAGCGATACCCTGAAACCTTTGTTCGCCCCTTCAAACTTTGCTCAGGCTGGCGCCGCATTAGGCGTTCTGCTGAAAACCCGTAACCCTAAAATCAAACAAATCGCGGGTCCGGCGACGATAACCGGACTGTTTGGCATCGTGGAGCCGATTATCTACGGCATCAGCCTACGCTATAAAAAACCCTTTATCTGGGCGACGATTGGCGGTGGTCTGGGCGGCGCCATCAGCGGTTTTTCGGGTTCCTCCGCCATTGCGCCAGGTATTCCCGGCCTGGCCACGCTACCGCTGTTTTTTGGTCCGGGGTTTGCCGGTTTTATCTGCGCGATTATACTGGCTTTTATTTTCACCGCTGTTTCAACGTATTTTTTTGGCTTTAATGACAATATGGAAAAAGAGATGCTGGCCAATGAAAAAGAGAAGTCTATAAAAGAAAATAAGGAGTGAGGAAAAACAATTAATATTAATTTAACGATTATTTTATAACGCGTTATTCGTCAGTCACTAGGTTTTGAATTGTGGGCCAGTCAAAGATAAAATGACGGGCAGGGAGTGCGTTGGCCATAAAAGTAAATTAATAGTAAATAAACGCCCGAATAATATTTATTCATCCTGGCATTATATCAAGGTATTTGATAATGAAAAATAATATTAAAACAACCTTATCTTTGGTATTAATCTATTTCGGCCTCGCATTAACAGTGTCAGCTGCAGTCCCCAATCAACAGCCGGCATGGAATAATATTGTTCTCGGCTATGACAAACCTGTCACGCAGGGATTGTTGGGTGATATGTTGGGAATAAGAACCACTTTGGCGGATCATGGTTTTACCTTCCGTCTGGCTTATATGACTGAAAGCGCCTATAACATCGCCGGTGGTTATAATAAAGATAATAAATACGCTTTTATTGATGATACCGCGTTAACTTTCACTCAGGATCTCGAACGCTATACGGGGATTCCAGATGCAAAAATTGACGGCAATATCGTTAACCGTAACCATGACAACGATCTCACGTCGGAACGGTTGATAAACCCGTCCGTCACCCGAAACGATCAGGCTCAGGAAGCGGCAAACAACGGTCAGTCAATTACCCGTCTTGGCTGGCTGACATTCAGCCGCAGCTTTTTGGATAGAAGATTAAACTGGCGTATCGGGATGATTAATAAAAACCAGGATTTCGATCAGATACTTCCCTGCGACTTCCAGCTTATCAGTCTGTGCGGCGGTAAATCGGCTAAGTCAGGTCTGTGGTATAACTGGAATGTCCACTACTGGGGAACCGCTTTTCAGTACAAGCTGACTCCCGAAGTCACGCTTAAGACCGGGCTGATGGAGTATAACCCCAGCGTAAACAGCAGGAGTCACGCCTGGAGTTGGTCAACCAAGGGAAGTAAAGGGGTCTTGCTACCGATGGAAATACTGTGGCGCACTCATGACGTTAAGGGGCTGCCCGGCGCCTATAACCTTGGCGTGCTGTTCACGAATGGTGAACGGGCCGATCTGTATGAGGGCAAATCCGGCGGCGCAGGGGTGGACGATCCTGAAGGTTACCGCCAGCGCGAGCGTAGCTGGTATGTGTATACAGCCTTCAACCAGCAGGTTACTCGGCATGCCGATGATGCCAATCGCGGGCTGAGCGTATCCAACAGTTTCGGCTGGGCCGACGAGCGGACGATGGCCTTTAAATATGTGAATTCAGCGGCCCTGCGCTATCGCGGTTTGTTCGACGCCCGGCCAGACGACATGGCGGCGCTCGGCGTGACCTATATTGAAACAAGCAGTCATTACAAGCGTAAACAGAATTATCTCAATCAGATGAGCGGTGCCGCCGGCATAAGCGACCCCGCATGGAAACCCGTACCCGGACACAGCGTCAACCTGGCCATGTATTATCGGATACAGGCAACGTCCTGGCTGGCTATCCAGCCGGAACTCCAGTTCTGGCATCGCCCTGCGGGTCTGGCTGAAACGCAGGATGCGTGGGTCGGCGGTTTGAAAACTATGGTGACTTTCTAATCCTGTAGGGTTTAAGCGACAACGACAGTGGCAGGATGGGGCGTCGATCGCGAGTGCAAAAATAGCCGTGTCGGCACGTGCAGATTTCTACGCGCCGACAGGGGCATTGCATAATGACTTTGCTCTTGTGAACGGGCAGCGCCGATGTGTTCGCAGAGTGCGTCAATCCTTGTTGGGCCGCGCGGCCAATATTGTCCCGATATTATCCTCTATCCAGTCCGCCAGCACTTTTACTCTTCCACTCACTTCTCTGCCCAATGGGGTTAGGCTGTATTCCACATGCGGCGGGACGACAGGATAGGCCGTACGCAGGATAAACCCATCGTTTTCCAGATACTGTAAGGTTTGAGCCAGCATACGCTCGCTGACGCCCCCAATTCTGCGACGCAACTGACTGAAACGGTGCGTGCCCTCCATCAGCGCCACCAGTATCAGCACGCCCCAGCGACTGGTTACGTGGTTAAGCACCTGGCGTGACGGACACTTTTCAGCGAAAAGATCGCCCTTTGGCGACATGGGGACGGAAGAATCTGCATCGTTGGTTTGTTCGGACACTACACTTACCTTTATGTTCGTACTTACTTAAAGTTAGCTTTGTGGGTATTATGCCAGCCTGTGTTAATCAAAGAAAGGAACTTAACGATGATCGCAATTACCGGTGCATCCGGCCAACTTGGTCGTTTAGTGATTGAACAACTGTTGGAAAAGATTCCGGCGAACGACGTTCTGGCGTTGGCGCGGGACGTGAATAACGTTGCTGATCTGGCTGCTCGCGGCGTTCACGTGAAAGCCGCTGACTATAGCCAGCCCGATACGCTCTCTTCCGCGCTGCAAGGTGTGGATAAAGTTTTACTGATTTCTTCCAGCGAAGTGGGGCGGCGCGCCGCTCAGCATCGCAATGTGATTGAGGCCGCAGTCAAGGCGAAAGTAAGCCTGTTGGCTTATACCAGCCTTTTGCATGCCGATACGTCACCGCTTGCGCTGGCGGTTGAGCATCGTGAATCGGAAGCGTGCTTAAAACAATCCGGCCTGCCTCATGTTGTACTGCGCAACGGTTGGTACACGGAAAACTATGCGGGCAGCATACCTGCCGCATTAGCGCAAGGTGTCTTTATCGGTAGCGCGGGTGAAGGAAAGATTGCTTCCGCTGCGCGTGCTGATTATGCCGCCGCAGCGGTGGCCGTCCTGACGCAAGAAAATCAGGCTGGCAAGATTTATGAACTGGCGGGCGATGAGGCTTATACACTGACGGAGCTGGCGGTCGAAATCAGCAAACAGTCAGGTCAGCCTATCCGCTATCAGAATCTGTCGGAAGATGAACACAAGGCTGCATTGGTTGGCGCAGGTTTGCCAGAAGGCTTTGCCGGTATCATTGCCGATTCTGATACGGGCGCATCCAAAGGCGCATTGTTTGATGGCGGACATCAGCTGAGTAGCTTGATTGGACGTGCGACCACGCCGCTGGCAGTGGTAGTGAAAGCGGCGCTGAAGTAAGCGGTAACACCAGACGGATTATGACTGCGAAATGATTATCGACGCCCGCTCAGAAGCCATCTGAGCGGGCTTTTTTTATCTCTGGC
This is a stretch of genomic DNA from Brenneria rubrifaciens. It encodes these proteins:
- a CDS encoding PTS transporter subunit EIIC, producing the protein MTAGDNSTVYENNSQSGNESLFSRAVDIISGIFTPFLGALAAAGILKGLLLMLTSLGWMSPQSGVYIIWYAAADSIFYFLPIAIALTSAKKFGANTFVALSVAGALIYPTLITLFNNQTPLDFFDIPVILMRYTSSVLPVILSVWLLSLLERFLNRHLHDSIRNFTTPLICLMLVVPLTLIVIGPLGTYLSLGLANGYAFIYHLSPVLAGIVAGIGWQMLVIFGLHWAFIPIMYNNIAIHGSDTLKPLFAPSNFAQAGAALGVLLKTRNPKIKQIAGPATITGLFGIVEPIIYGISLRYKKPFIWATIGGGLGGAISGFSGSSAIAPGIPGLATLPLFFGPGFAGFICAIILAFIFTAVSTYFFGFNDNMEKEMLANEKEKSIKENKE
- a CDS encoding carbohydrate porin, which produces MKNNIKTTLSLVLIYFGLALTVSAAVPNQQPAWNNIVLGYDKPVTQGLLGDMLGIRTTLADHGFTFRLAYMTESAYNIAGGYNKDNKYAFIDDTALTFTQDLERYTGIPDAKIDGNIVNRNHDNDLTSERLINPSVTRNDQAQEAANNGQSITRLGWLTFSRSFLDRRLNWRIGMINKNQDFDQILPCDFQLISLCGGKSAKSGLWYNWNVHYWGTAFQYKLTPEVTLKTGLMEYNPSVNSRSHAWSWSTKGSKGVLLPMEILWRTHDVKGLPGAYNLGVLFTNGERADLYEGKSGGAGVDDPEGYRQRERSWYVYTAFNQQVTRHADDANRGLSVSNSFGWADERTMAFKYVNSAALRYRGLFDARPDDMAALGVTYIETSSHYKRKQNYLNQMSGAAGISDPAWKPVPGHSVNLAMYYRIQATSWLAIQPELQFWHRPAGLAETQDAWVGGLKTMVTF
- a CDS encoding winged helix-turn-helix transcriptional regulator, producing MSPKGDLFAEKCPSRQVLNHVTSRWGVLILVALMEGTHRFSQLRRRIGGVSERMLAQTLQYLENDGFILRTAYPVVPPHVEYSLTPLGREVSGRVKVLADWIEDNIGTILAARPNKD
- a CDS encoding SDR family oxidoreductase, which produces MIAITGASGQLGRLVIEQLLEKIPANDVLALARDVNNVADLAARGVHVKAADYSQPDTLSSALQGVDKVLLISSSEVGRRAAQHRNVIEAAVKAKVSLLAYTSLLHADTSPLALAVEHRESEACLKQSGLPHVVLRNGWYTENYAGSIPAALAQGVFIGSAGEGKIASAARADYAAAAVAVLTQENQAGKIYELAGDEAYTLTELAVEISKQSGQPIRYQNLSEDEHKAALVGAGLPEGFAGIIADSDTGASKGALFDGGHQLSSLIGRATTPLAVVVKAALK